The sequence CGGCCGACGCGATCCACCGTCTCACCTTCTAACTTCGTCTTTTCTCGCTTCGGCTGAAGGAGTCTTCCGATGAGCATTCCCGTGCTGACCCAGGTCTACGACGAAGTCCGACGGTTGTCGATCGCCGGCAGCAGCGTCGCGTGCGGCGACTTTCGTCTGAAAAAGCTCGTACCGCCGCTCCAAAAGGCAGGCGAAAAGGCCCCGGTCTTCGCCAAGGTGGCCGAAGCGGTCAACAACGTCGTGGAAAGTAACGAAAAAACCGCGCCAGAGGCGCTGCTCAGCCTCAGCACGCTGATTAACGCGATCCTCTACACGCAAGGGGCGACTGGCGCCGAAGGGAAACTGGCGCCGATCGAGCGCGTCGGCGAGGGGATCACACCGAAACGTTCCCCGGCCAGTCTGCTGAAGTCGGTCGCGACCGCGCTGACCAGTACCGGTTCCGGTCGGTTGGAAGTAATTCGGGAATCGCTCGAGCGAAACCCGTTTCCCGATCCGCGCCTGTTGGGTCCCGCAATCGCGGCGCTCGACGGCTCGTATCACGAGGTTTGCGATTTCGTCGAAGCGAACGTATTGGCGCAGTACGGCAAGTCGATCGTGCCGATGATCGTCGAGAAGTTCGATCAAAAGGGTGGGGCAGGGGACGCGCGGCGGTTATCGCTCCTCTATCGCGTCGATCCCAAAGGCGCCGACAAGTATGTCCGCAACGCCCTGAAAGAAGGCTCCAAAGAGGTCAAAGTGGTCGCGATCGCCAAGCTCCGCGATCCGAGCGACGTCCCCTTCTTGATCGAGCAATCGTCCGCCAAAGCGGCCGACGTTCGCGAGGCCGCCTATTTGGCCCTCGCCGAAATCAACTCGAAGGAAGCCGCTACCGCGCTCGCTGAAGGAATCCAAAAGCCGCGCAATTTGCAAGCGCTAAAAGCGGCCCGTCAAGGGAAGCATCCCCTCGTCGTCGCCGCCCTTCATTCGGAAACGCGGACGGCTCTCGCCGAATACCTGGCGACCAAGCCGAAAGACAAAAACCTCGCCGCGCGCAGCGCCCGCTTGCATGAGCTGCTCCAGGCCCTGCGAGATCGTAGCGACAAGGATACCGAAGCGCTCCTCATCGAACTGTTCGAGCAGCGTGCCGCGATTACCAAGTTGGAAGGAACCGGCTCGTACGATTCGATCGTCTTGCTAATCCTTCGCGCCATGGCGACCTCGACCGACAAAACGCGCGACTTGGTGATCGCCAACCATGAGTCGCTCGACGAACATGGACTCGACATCGCAGTCGAAGCCGCGATCCGCCAAGAAAAACCGAAACGATTCTACGATCTCTTTCATGGCTATCTGATCCCGCCCAAGGATGGCAAGAAGGGGAAAGCGGCGGCAGCGGCCAATGCGAAGGCGGAGGCGGTCTCGAGCACGCTGATCAGCCATACGCGGCTCCCGAATCTTCTGTACGACTATCAGCCTGAGATACGGAATGTGGTCGAACTCGATCCGCGTTGGCTCGACCTGGCGATCGAGGTCGACGATCTGCCGCTGGCGATTCAGATCGCTCGGCCGAAACACCCCGGCGTTCAGAAGTACCTAGAGGAGAATGTCCAGGCTTTCCTGAAGGGCAAGACCGAATCGTACGAGATGCTCGAAGCGCTCCAGGCGATGATTCGCATCAATCATCCCAAGGCGGTCGACTGTTTAACCCAGGCGATGCTCAAAAAAGTGAAGTACGCCGTCAGTTACTACTCCGGAATATTCAGCCGGCTCATCGGAATGCTCACGCCGGCCGACGTTCCGAAGCTGGAAGCCTGCATCGCCAAAATGGACGAAGCGGACGCCGACCGCTACATCGTTGCAATCGCCGACCTGAAGAACCGCACCTAATCGCACAACTCTCCCAACTTTCGCTTGCAAGGAATCGCCCATGGCGAAGAAATCGAGTTCCGCCGCCGCCAAACCTTCCTCGGGAGGCGACCTTCGCTCTCCAGCCGAAGAGCTCTACGCTCACGAGATCGAAGCCCTCATCGAGCAAGACAAATACGACAAGCCGCCAGGCTGGCGAATGTCGGCTCGGGCTGTTCATACCTATATCTGCGGCGGCAAGGCAGGGAAGCTCGACATCACGCCAAAGTACATCGGCTACAACCGTCTGGTCGAGATCGCCATCGCAACGCTGGTGACCGACCGCGCGCTGCTGTTGATCGGCGAACCAGGGACCGCGAAGAGCTGGCTCTCGGAACACTTGGCCGCGGCGATCAACGGCGACTCGACCAAAGTGGTGCAGGGAACCGCCGGCACGACCGAAGAGCAGATTCGTTATACCTGGAACTACGCGATGTTGATCGCCCGTGGTCCCAGTCATGAAGCCCTCATCAAAAGCCCGGTGCTGCGAGCGATGGAGTCCGGCTCACTCGCGCGGTTCGAGGAAATTTCCCGCTGCGCCTCCGAAGTGCAAGACGCGATGATCTCGCTCCTCTCGGAAAAGCGGGTTTCGATTCCGGAACTCGCGACCGAAGTGCCGGCCCAAAAGGGATTCTCGGTCATCGCGACCGCCAACACCCGCGACCGCGGCGTCAACGACATGTCGGCCGCCCTCAAACGACGCTTCAACATTATCGTGTTGCCGACGCCGAGCACGATCGAAACCGAGATCGAAATCGTCGGCAAACGGGTCGCCGAACTCGCCTCCAACCTATCACTCAAGTCGGACCTCCCCTCCGAAGATGCGATCGAGCAGGTCGTCACGATCTTCCGCGAACTTCGCACTGGCCAAACGCTCGACGGCAAGAACAAACTGAAGTCTCCTTCCGGCGTCCTTTCGACCGCCGAGGCGATCTCGGTGCTCGCCAACAGCATGGCTCTGTCGGCTAGCTTCGGCAGCGGGTCCGTTTCGGCCGAAGATGTCGCCGCCGGTCTGCAAGGCGCCGTCGTCAAGGACGAAGAGAAGGACAAGGTCGCGTGGCAAGAGTATTTGACCAACGTCTTGAAGAAGCGGGGCTCCGCTTGGCGTCCGTTGTTCAACGCCTGTTCGGAGCATAACGGTTGAGTTGGAAGATCCACGTATTCGGCGTTCGCCATCTCTCTCCGATGGGAGCCTGGCAGCTGCGCGCTTATCTCGATCAGATCAAGCCTGACGTCGTGCTGATCGAAGGGATCGACGACGCGACGCCGCTGATCGCCGACATGACGCGTCCAGAGACGAAGCCGCCGATCGCGATTCTCGCATACACCGATTCGCTGCCGGTTCGCACGATCGTCACGCCGCTGGCCCGCTACAGTCCCGAATACCAGGCGATCTGCTGGGCCAAAGAAAATGACGCCGACGCCCAGTTCTTCGATCTTCCGTCCGAATGCTTCCTTGGCCTTCTCGACGCCGAATATGAGCAGCGGGAAATCGAACGAAGGGAAGCGTTGCTGAAGCAGGAAGAAGAGAAGGAATCGCCGCCGGAGGAAACCGCCGAAACCTCGGAGATCGCCGCTGAGCTCGACGAACCGAAGGTCTCGCTGTATCAGCAAGTCGCCCACGCCGCCGGCGAGACCGACTTTGAAACCTACTGGGAGCGCCAGTTCGAGCACAACGTTTCGCTCGGCAGCTATCGGGGCGGCGCCTATGAGTTCGGCCAGGCCGTACGCGAGCTGGAAGAAGACCGCCCCCGCTGGCGTGCCGAAAACCTGGTTCGCGAAGCCTACATGCGACGTCGGATCGAAGAGACGATCGCCGCCGGTACGCCGCCGGAAAAGATCGTCGCCGTCGTTGGCGCCTTCCATGCCTCTGCGCTGACCTCCGACTTGCCTGCGATGACCGACGAAGAGCTGGAGTCGCTTCGTCGCCGCACCAGCAAGTTGACGCTGATGCCGTACTCCTACTTCAAGCTCTCGTCGCAGTCGGGCTACGGCGCCGGAAATCAGGCGCCTGCCTACTTCGAGCTGATGTGGGACGCGCTCAACGAAGGGAACGTCCGCGGGCTCTCGCATCGCTACCTGTCGAGCGTCGCTCAGCATCTCCGCAAGGCCGGCACCCATCGCTCGACTGCCGAAGTGATCGAAAGCGTCCGTTTGGCCGAAACCCTCTCCGCGCTCAAAGATGGCCTGGCGCCGACGCTCTCTGACCTGCGCGACGCGGCAATTACGCTCCTCGGTCAGGGAGAAATAACAACCGTCAAAGAGGCGCTCGCTCATGTCGACGTCGGTACCGAGATCGGCGAACTGCCGGACGGGGTCAGCCAAACTTCGATCCAGGCCGACTTCCAGCGGGAACTGAAACGGCTCAAGCTAGAAAAGTACAAAACGACGGTCGAAACGCCGCTCGATTTGGACCTGCGAGAGAATCGCCAGGCCAAGAGCGAAGAGGCGGCCTATCTCGACCTGAATCGTTCGTCGCTGTTTCATCGTTTGCGGATCCTGGAAGTTCCGTTCGCCAAGTGGACACACGCTCGGCAAGAGTCGACCACGTGGGCTGAGCGGTGGATGATGCAGTGGACGCCGGAGAGCGAAATTGCCCTGGTCGAAGCGGTGCTGGAAGGGGAAACGATCCTGCTAGCGACGGCGTTTCGCTTCAACTCGCGGCTCGAAAAGTGCGTCACCATCGCCGACGCGGCGCACCTGGTCAACGACGCTTGCCAGTGCGGCATGATGGCCGCGATGGATCAAGCCCGCGCGCGACTGCAGGAACTGGCCGTCGTCACCTCCGACTTTGGCGCGATCGCCGATGCGGCGTTTGAGCTGATGCAGGTCGTGCGCTACGGCAGCGTCCGCCGCTTCGATCCGGAGCCGCTATTGCCGCTGCTGGAAGAACTGTTTGTCGAAGGCGCCCTTTCGCTCTACAACGCCGCAGGCTGCGACGACAAGGCCGCGAAGGTCTTGCTCGAAGCGATCGATAAGCTGAATCGGGTCGGGTTGGAGTTCGCCGAACTGGTCGACGAAACGCTTTGGACGACCCGTCTGCAACAATTGGCCGACTCCGACGATCGAAACCCGCTCCTATCGGGCTATGCGTGTGCGATTCTGCTGGAGCGTGGTTTGATCCCGAACGAAGATCTGTCGCGGGAGGTATCGCGACGTCTTTCCCCTGGCGTTCCAGCCGATCTTGGCGCCGGCTGGTTTGAAGGACTCGCGCAGCGGAATCGTTACGCGTTGATCGCGCGGCAAGCCCTGTGGGAACAACTGGCCGACTACGTATCCTCGCTTGACGACGATCAATTCGCCCGGGCCCTCGTGTTCCTTCGCCGTGCCTTCAGTACGTTCGTCCCGCGCGAGCGCCGGCAGATCTGCGAGAACCTCGGCGAACATTGGGGGCTGAACAAAGACCAGACGGCCGAACTGCTGGAAGCGCCTCTCTCCGAAGAGGAAGAGGAAAAGCTCTCCGACCTGAACGACTTCGATTTCGGCGATTTCTAGAAAGCGACGATCAACATGGATGCGGAACAACTCGCTCGCTGGCGACTGATTCTCGGGGCAAGTTCCCAGGAGTCGCTCTGCAATATGGGATCGGGCTTCCAGCTCTCGTCGCAGCAGATGGAAATGGACGCCGCGCTCGCCGAAATCTACGGCGGCGACGATTCCGAGTTGTCGCAAGAAGAATGGTCGGAAAAGCGCGTCGGGCACGGACCAGCCAAAGGGCGCGTCGCGCCGAAAGTGGCAAAGTGGCTCGATCAGATTCGCAATTTCTTTCCGACCGACGTCGTCACCCTGATTCAACATGACGCCATCGAGCGCCGCGGGATGAAGGAGCTGTTGTTCGAGCCGGAGATCTTGTCGAAGGTCGAACCGTCGCTCGATCTCGCCAGCACGGTCCTGCAGCTAAAGAACCTGGTTCCCGACAAAGCGAAAGCGGCCGCCCGTGAACTGGTCAGCAAGGTGGTCGACGACATTCGCAAACGGCTCGAGCAGCGATTCGTGCAAGCGGTCCGCGGCGCCCTCAATCGCAATCGTCATTCGCCGTTTCGCAGTCTGCCGAATCTCGACTGGACGCGCACGATTAGTCAGAACATCAAAAACTACAACCCGACGATCAAGACGATCATCCCCGAGCAAATGTCGTTCTTTAGCCGCCAGCAGCGGCAGAACGACTGGAACATTATCATTGCGATGGACCAGTCTGGATCGATGCACTCGTCTCTTATCTTTGGCGGCATCATGGGAGCGATCCTCGCCAGCATGCCGGCGGTCGAGACCCACGTCGTCGCTTTCAACCATCATGAGGTGGTCGATCTAACCGAACATTGTCACGATCCGGTAGATCTTCTGTTTGGCGTGCAGCTAAGCGGGGCCGAAGACTACTGGATGGCGACCAGCTACTGCGAACGCTTTATGCATACGCCAGACAAGACCCTCTATATCGTGTTGGGGGATCTCTATGACACCAGCCCCAACGAGAATCGCTTCGTCCGCAAAATGGAGGCGTTGCTCGAAGGGGGGTTAAAGGCAGTCGGGCTACTGGCGATTTCCGATCAAGGGCGCCCCTCGTTCAACGAGAACCTCGCCAACAAGTTGGCGAAGCTGGGAATGCCCTGTTTCGCGTGCACGCCGAACCATCTTCCCGACATGCTGGAAGCCGTATTACGGGGTCAGGACCTGAAAAAGTTCGCGGAAATCGCCTCTCAGAAGGAGTAGTGCACAGATTTCGGAAGTTGTGATCAATAGCGGCGAAATGACCACGCAACGGTTTGCAACAACCCCCGGAATCTTGCCTTAGCCTGGAATTGACGTAGGTTTGAGTTTAAGATTGGCCTCACCTCCACTCTTATTCACGTAGGGTAACTACGTCATTTCCAACTCCCGCCCCGATTGAGAATTGACTCTATGCGAATCGCCCTCCCGTCTTTGATGGCGTGCCTGTTGCTGTTGGTCGCCACGAGCGCTAACGCGGAACCGCTCACTTTGAAACAGGGAGACCACGTCTCCGTCATCGGCAACACCACCGCCGATCGAATGCAACATCACGGTTGGCTGGAAACCTACATCCATGCCCTCCATCCGGAACTGAATCTCACCTTCCGGAATCTTGCGTTCCCCGGCGACGAACTGAAGAGCCGCCCGCGTGAAGATAACTTCGGCAGCGCCGACGAGTGGTTGGCCAAGAACAAGACCGACGTCGTCTTCGCCTTCTTTGGATACAACGAAGCGCTGCGCGGACCCGCCAACCTGGCGACCTTCAAGAAGGACCTGGAAGAAACAATCGACGGAATGCGCGCTCAAAAGTACAACGGCGCCAGCGCTCCGCAGCTTGTCTTCTTCTCGCCGATCGCTCACGAGAATCTTTACAGCCGCCATCTCCCCGACGGTTCGGCCAACAACGTCAACCTGAAGGCCTACACCGAAGCGATGCAGCAAGTCTGCGCTGCGAAGGACGTCAAATTCGTCGACCTCTTTACGCCGACGCAAGAGATGTACGCCGCCGCGAAGAAGCCGTTGACGATGAACGGCGTTCACCTGCTGGAGAACGGCGACAAAGCGGTCGCCCAAGCGGTGGTGAAAGAACTGTTCGGCAAGGGGGCGCCTGCCGACTCGGACCTGATCGCCAAACTACACGACGCGGTTCTCGAAAAGAACTATTACTGGTTCAGCCGCTATCGCGTGGTCGACGGCTACAACGTCTTCGGCGGTCGCTCGAAGCTCGCGTGGTTCGGCCAGTCGAACGCCGACGTGATGCTGCGTGAAATGGAAATCTTCGACGTGATGACCGCCAACCGCGACAAGGTCGTGTGGGGTGCGGCCAACGGTCAGCAGATCGCTCCCCAAGACGACAACCTGCCGGAAGAGTTGGTCGTCAAAGCGAACCGCGAAGGGGACAAGCCGGACGGCAGCTTCTCGTACCTGACCGCGGA is a genomic window of Blastopirellula sediminis containing:
- a CDS encoding HEAT repeat domain-containing protein, with product MSIPVLTQVYDEVRRLSIAGSSVACGDFRLKKLVPPLQKAGEKAPVFAKVAEAVNNVVESNEKTAPEALLSLSTLINAILYTQGATGAEGKLAPIERVGEGITPKRSPASLLKSVATALTSTGSGRLEVIRESLERNPFPDPRLLGPAIAALDGSYHEVCDFVEANVLAQYGKSIVPMIVEKFDQKGGAGDARRLSLLYRVDPKGADKYVRNALKEGSKEVKVVAIAKLRDPSDVPFLIEQSSAKAADVREAAYLALAEINSKEAATALAEGIQKPRNLQALKAARQGKHPLVVAALHSETRTALAEYLATKPKDKNLAARSARLHELLQALRDRSDKDTEALLIELFEQRAAITKLEGTGSYDSIVLLILRAMATSTDKTRDLVIANHESLDEHGLDIAVEAAIRQEKPKRFYDLFHGYLIPPKDGKKGKAAAAANAKAEAVSSTLISHTRLPNLLYDYQPEIRNVVELDPRWLDLAIEVDDLPLAIQIARPKHPGVQKYLEENVQAFLKGKTESYEMLEALQAMIRINHPKAVDCLTQAMLKKVKYAVSYYSGIFSRLIGMLTPADVPKLEACIAKMDEADADRYIVAIADLKNRT
- a CDS encoding ATP-binding protein, yielding MAKKSSSAAAKPSSGGDLRSPAEELYAHEIEALIEQDKYDKPPGWRMSARAVHTYICGGKAGKLDITPKYIGYNRLVEIAIATLVTDRALLLIGEPGTAKSWLSEHLAAAINGDSTKVVQGTAGTTEEQIRYTWNYAMLIARGPSHEALIKSPVLRAMESGSLARFEEISRCASEVQDAMISLLSEKRVSIPELATEVPAQKGFSVIATANTRDRGVNDMSAALKRRFNIIVLPTPSTIETEIEIVGKRVAELASNLSLKSDLPSEDAIEQVVTIFRELRTGQTLDGKNKLKSPSGVLSTAEAISVLANSMALSASFGSGSVSAEDVAAGLQGAVVKDEEKDKVAWQEYLTNVLKKRGSAWRPLFNACSEHNG
- a CDS encoding DUF5682 family protein → MSWKIHVFGVRHLSPMGAWQLRAYLDQIKPDVVLIEGIDDATPLIADMTRPETKPPIAILAYTDSLPVRTIVTPLARYSPEYQAICWAKENDADAQFFDLPSECFLGLLDAEYEQREIERREALLKQEEEKESPPEETAETSEIAAELDEPKVSLYQQVAHAAGETDFETYWERQFEHNVSLGSYRGGAYEFGQAVRELEEDRPRWRAENLVREAYMRRRIEETIAAGTPPEKIVAVVGAFHASALTSDLPAMTDEELESLRRRTSKLTLMPYSYFKLSSQSGYGAGNQAPAYFELMWDALNEGNVRGLSHRYLSSVAQHLRKAGTHRSTAEVIESVRLAETLSALKDGLAPTLSDLRDAAITLLGQGEITTVKEALAHVDVGTEIGELPDGVSQTSIQADFQRELKRLKLEKYKTTVETPLDLDLRENRQAKSEEAAYLDLNRSSLFHRLRILEVPFAKWTHARQESTTWAERWMMQWTPESEIALVEAVLEGETILLATAFRFNSRLEKCVTIADAAHLVNDACQCGMMAAMDQARARLQELAVVTSDFGAIADAAFELMQVVRYGSVRRFDPEPLLPLLEELFVEGALSLYNAAGCDDKAAKVLLEAIDKLNRVGLEFAELVDETLWTTRLQQLADSDDRNPLLSGYACAILLERGLIPNEDLSREVSRRLSPGVPADLGAGWFEGLAQRNRYALIARQALWEQLADYVSSLDDDQFARALVFLRRAFSTFVPRERRQICENLGEHWGLNKDQTAELLEAPLSEEEEEKLSDLNDFDFGDF
- a CDS encoding VWA domain-containing protein, whose product is MDAEQLARWRLILGASSQESLCNMGSGFQLSSQQMEMDAALAEIYGGDDSELSQEEWSEKRVGHGPAKGRVAPKVAKWLDQIRNFFPTDVVTLIQHDAIERRGMKELLFEPEILSKVEPSLDLASTVLQLKNLVPDKAKAAARELVSKVVDDIRKRLEQRFVQAVRGALNRNRHSPFRSLPNLDWTRTISQNIKNYNPTIKTIIPEQMSFFSRQQRQNDWNIIIAMDQSGSMHSSLIFGGIMGAILASMPAVETHVVAFNHHEVVDLTEHCHDPVDLLFGVQLSGAEDYWMATSYCERFMHTPDKTLYIVLGDLYDTSPNENRFVRKMEALLEGGLKAVGLLAISDQGRPSFNENLANKLAKLGMPCFACTPNHLPDMLEAVLRGQDLKKFAEIASQKE